In one window of Bdellovibrio bacteriovorus W DNA:
- a CDS encoding phosphoglycerol transferase (COG1368 Phosphoglycerol transferase and related proteins, alkaline phosphatase superfamily), whose translation MNFLSSTFRYFIRMLLLGFIFRAGVAFYTGLWSFSDFSTIQSSFSQYLYGWHFDLAVAAFGYFILFGLSVLLNLRQGSHSFVSFLLMFAYSAFIITDALYSQESGRHISYEVHNLMSISGTVPQLLAQHWKACALGLVFALFAQSFVRSRFKYNRSFIVRGIQLLFIAILSVSFARGFEGIPQDPSWAYRAGGGANGAFIALNGAYGIIWAAIGEKKSNKLDVFSPSDLDTEKVFKEWKEQRTLKNAIGNFDGNIILVFLEGWPGLYVDHQENYKEVTPFFNKLKKESLSTELFLAQGKRTTEGIFATVCGVPNPLGQSIMFTEIENKSFPCLPQFLTQKGYSSAFFQGSDQYTSGVGLLVLKSGFQNSYGKNEIPGFHEKPQNGWGVYDETLYEFSIDKMKALQEPVLIGINTNTTHDSLLPDGVKPFHEGSAYFSTLHHADQELEAYYNKLLAYPWKKDWLFVLVADHTSFAVPGILSQYSLPFLMKYHKVTSTPAPMEKFFAPKVLKGAYSQNDIASTLADLTGFAIPEFSGRSLLRPDEFAAGAGVYHVGQGAWFENDRVVTFNAHNDHGFACYDWKKDPQFSQSQCTPEDRKLYERGNSFIRESQNLLFK comes from the coding sequence ATGAACTTCCTTAGCTCAACCTTTCGATATTTCATCCGCATGCTTCTTCTCGGTTTCATTTTCCGTGCTGGCGTAGCCTTTTACACAGGACTTTGGAGCTTCTCTGATTTTTCAACGATTCAGAGTTCTTTTTCCCAATACCTCTATGGTTGGCATTTTGATTTAGCCGTCGCAGCGTTTGGCTACTTTATTCTCTTCGGCCTTTCGGTTCTTTTAAATTTGCGCCAAGGCTCACATAGCTTCGTAAGCTTCTTACTAATGTTTGCTTATTCGGCCTTCATCATTACCGATGCTCTTTACTCACAAGAATCTGGTCGCCATATCTCCTATGAAGTGCATAATTTAATGTCGATCTCTGGAACAGTTCCCCAACTTTTAGCGCAGCACTGGAAGGCCTGCGCTCTGGGGCTGGTCTTTGCTCTTTTTGCTCAATCCTTTGTTCGCTCTCGTTTTAAATATAATCGCAGCTTTATCGTGCGCGGTATTCAACTTCTGTTCATTGCTATTTTAAGTGTTTCATTTGCTCGCGGCTTTGAAGGAATTCCGCAAGATCCTTCGTGGGCATATCGTGCCGGAGGCGGAGCCAATGGTGCTTTTATCGCGCTGAATGGAGCTTATGGAATTATCTGGGCCGCCATTGGAGAAAAAAAATCTAATAAGCTGGATGTGTTCTCCCCTTCTGATTTAGACACGGAGAAAGTGTTTAAAGAATGGAAAGAACAAAGAACTCTTAAAAATGCCATTGGTAACTTTGATGGAAATATCATTTTAGTTTTTCTTGAGGGCTGGCCCGGTCTGTATGTTGACCACCAAGAGAACTATAAAGAGGTCACTCCTTTTTTCAATAAGTTGAAAAAAGAATCTCTCTCTACAGAGCTTTTTCTTGCTCAAGGAAAACGCACCACTGAAGGTATCTTTGCGACTGTCTGTGGGGTCCCGAACCCTCTCGGGCAAAGTATTATGTTCACCGAAATTGAGAACAAAAGCTTTCCATGCCTGCCGCAGTTCCTCACGCAAAAAGGATACTCATCGGCTTTCTTTCAAGGCTCTGATCAATACACCAGTGGCGTAGGTCTTTTGGTTCTTAAATCAGGCTTTCAGAACTCTTATGGGAAGAATGAAATTCCTGGATTTCATGAAAAACCTCAGAATGGCTGGGGCGTTTATGATGAAACACTCTATGAGTTTAGCATTGATAAAATGAAGGCCCTACAAGAGCCCGTACTGATAGGAATTAATACCAACACCACCCATGACTCTCTGTTGCCAGACGGAGTTAAACCCTTCCACGAAGGCTCTGCTTACTTCAGCACACTTCATCACGCAGATCAGGAACTAGAGGCTTACTACAATAAACTCTTAGCTTACCCTTGGAAAAAGGACTGGCTCTTCGTTTTGGTTGCCGATCACACAAGCTTTGCAGTGCCGGGAATTTTAAGCCAATACTCGCTGCCATTTCTTATGAAGTATCACAAAGTCACAAGCACCCCTGCTCCGATGGAAAAATTCTTTGCTCCGAAGGTTCTTAAAGGAGCGTATTCACAGAATGACATCGCAAGTACTTTGGCCGACTTAACGGGCTTTGCTATACCGGAGTTTTCGGGACGTTCTCTTTTGCGCCCTGACGAATTTGCTGCAGGTGCCGGTGTCTATCACGTGGGTCAAGGAGCCTGGTTTGAAAACGACAGGGTCGTCACTTTCAATGCTCATAATGATCATGGCTTTGCTTGTTATGATTGGAAAAAAGACCCCCAATTTTCCCAATCGCAGTGCACACCCGAAGATCGCAAACTCTACGAGAGAGGCAATAGCTTCATCAGAGAGTCGCAAAATCTTTTATTTAAATAG
- a CDS encoding putative universal stress protein (COG0589 Universal stress protein UspA and related nucleotide-binding proteins), translated as MRIILAIDAFEDQQDLTLKMAQFIARIHEHTEAEVEPVYLLRENEIILPTYEVPTWVMDHSKTAESMFQEILKDLEMPFLLSPKVIPHSAQSHSGSADILSNYATRTNADLIVVGSHAREGMQRFLLGSFAESLLLQAATPVCVITADSSFQNKSQQILFPTEFGEHSKDNFHHTVNLARQLQAEVTLLHVITRPAESVFDVETRNQVYNYRGRMLSLEQILEEQVELQSQRAHQWAQWATEQGVPTKVQIDQSYRPVDEVILHSARQQEVNLVIMEAQSGPMSAALLGSFTRNVIRKSNCPVYVITRHFYDQKEDRFMERAP; from the coding sequence ATGAGAATTATCTTGGCCATTGATGCTTTCGAAGACCAGCAGGATTTAACTCTTAAAATGGCGCAGTTCATTGCGCGCATTCACGAACACACTGAAGCCGAGGTAGAGCCTGTCTATCTTTTAAGAGAAAATGAAATTATTCTTCCTACCTATGAAGTGCCCACGTGGGTGATGGACCATTCCAAAACCGCAGAGTCTATGTTTCAAGAAATTCTAAAAGATCTCGAGATGCCCTTCTTACTTTCCCCGAAGGTCATTCCTCACTCTGCGCAATCGCACTCTGGAAGTGCGGATATTCTTTCAAACTATGCCACGCGCACAAATGCAGACCTCATTGTTGTTGGCAGTCATGCCCGCGAAGGGATGCAAAGATTTTTACTTGGAAGTTTTGCGGAGAGCTTGCTCCTGCAAGCCGCCACTCCGGTCTGTGTCATCACAGCAGACTCTTCTTTTCAAAACAAATCCCAGCAAATTCTTTTCCCGACAGAATTTGGTGAACACTCTAAGGACAACTTTCACCATACTGTAAATTTGGCGCGCCAACTCCAAGCAGAGGTCACACTTTTACACGTGATCACTCGCCCTGCAGAGTCTGTTTTTGACGTGGAAACTCGCAATCAAGTTTATAACTACAGAGGCCGCATGTTGAGCCTTGAACAAATTCTTGAAGAGCAGGTTGAACTGCAGTCACAACGAGCTCATCAGTGGGCTCAGTGGGCCACTGAGCAAGGCGTTCCCACGAAAGTTCAGATTGATCAGAGCTATCGCCCTGTTGATGAGGTCATTTTACACTCAGCCCGCCAACAAGAGGTGAATTTGGTGATCATGGAGGCGCAGAGTGGCCCCATGAGTGCGGCCCTCCTAGGGAGCTTTACGCGCAATGTGATCCGAAAATCAAATTGCCCCGTCTACGTCATCACTCGCCACTTTTACGACCAAAAAGAGGATCGTTTTATGGAGCGAGCTCCTTAA
- a CDS encoding putative transcriptional regulator (COG1309 Transcriptional regulator), giving the protein MSVAMNTYSNNNEKPYMLKIPVQKRSRETVASIVESCARLLVQEPYNAITTDKIAEMAGVSIGSLYQFFANKEAIVAAVIDDLLQKDLVYIEENLAKLHTTDLDSKVHAFIDIGFARFQDNRPLRSALQGVQGMLDYWDTRRVFFEHYKKAVLAHMPPVPGRDADMMALFIVSCFNNILQLALSGPQTHEHEEAIKKEVFVLIRRYLNP; this is encoded by the coding sequence ATGAGCGTAGCTATGAACACATATTCAAATAATAATGAAAAGCCTTACATGTTAAAGATCCCAGTACAGAAGCGTTCGCGCGAAACTGTCGCAAGTATTGTAGAGTCTTGCGCACGACTCTTAGTGCAAGAACCCTATAACGCGATCACGACTGACAAGATTGCTGAAATGGCCGGCGTCAGCATTGGCTCTCTTTACCAATTCTTCGCCAACAAAGAAGCTATTGTCGCTGCGGTGATTGATGATCTTTTACAAAAAGATCTTGTTTACATCGAAGAAAATTTAGCAAAACTACACACCACTGATTTAGATTCTAAAGTTCACGCGTTTATTGATATCGGATTTGCCCGCTTTCAAGACAACCGTCCTCTTAGATCTGCATTGCAAGGTGTTCAGGGAATGCTGGATTATTGGGATACTCGCAGAGTGTTTTTCGAACACTATAAAAAAGCCGTTCTTGCACACATGCCACCTGTACCAGGTCGCGACGCAGATATGATGGCTCTTTTTATTGTAAGCTGTTTTAACAACATTCTTCAGCTTGCACTCTCTGGCCCACAAACGCATGAGCACGAAGAAGCTATAAAGAAAGAAGTCTTTGTTCTTATTCGCCGTTACTTAAATCCATAA
- a CDS encoding Chloride channel core (COG0038 Chloride channel protein EriC): MLKYRGGFFLFKDHQVLILNFFKLTFASVVIGFIGSLFLQALEFSTLFREGTPELIYGLPFAGLLIVFLYSLPSENLNNGSLLIAERFANLRTNLSWLLAPLIFTTTLITHLFGGSAGREGTAMQVGGALGEAFASKDSAGLKKLFLTSGIAAGFAAVFGTPWAAFVFSLEIQKNKTKIHYVAPLYCAFLAHFVCLLSGGTHTKYSQFQLRAMEFSHWLILKLLIGALAFALLGLLFLWLSKKAAQGFQYIRSPYRRVFFGGALLVCLILIIPDSYRYLGLGVSEIEKSLTSFSHPVDFALKMLFTILTLAPGFKGGEVTPLFFIGSSAGSALDNLLPSTGPELLLAKLGFVAVFASVGKVPLTSALLAAELFGYEILIIALPVCFLTSYCTQHHGIYKSQGGTPQ; the protein is encoded by the coding sequence ATGCTTAAGTATCGAGGAGGCTTTTTTTTGTTCAAAGATCACCAAGTTCTCATTCTCAACTTCTTCAAACTCACTTTTGCCAGTGTTGTGATCGGATTTATTGGCAGTCTCTTTCTCCAAGCCCTAGAGTTCAGCACACTATTTCGCGAAGGAACTCCAGAGCTTATATACGGGCTTCCCTTCGCAGGTCTGCTCATTGTTTTTCTCTACTCACTCCCCTCTGAAAACCTTAACAACGGCAGCCTTCTTATTGCGGAGAGATTTGCTAACCTGCGCACAAACCTTTCTTGGCTTTTAGCTCCGTTAATTTTCACAACCACTCTTATTACCCATCTCTTCGGTGGATCTGCAGGGCGCGAAGGCACTGCCATGCAAGTCGGTGGCGCCCTAGGCGAGGCCTTTGCCTCAAAAGACTCCGCTGGGTTGAAAAAACTTTTCCTAACTTCTGGCATTGCTGCGGGCTTTGCCGCTGTTTTCGGAACCCCTTGGGCCGCCTTTGTTTTTTCTCTAGAGATTCAAAAGAATAAAACAAAGATTCATTACGTCGCACCACTTTACTGCGCGTTCTTAGCTCATTTTGTCTGCCTTTTAAGCGGAGGAACTCATACAAAGTATTCTCAGTTCCAACTTCGCGCGATGGAATTTTCTCACTGGCTCATCCTGAAACTACTCATAGGTGCACTGGCCTTCGCCCTACTGGGGCTCCTCTTTTTATGGCTCTCGAAAAAAGCTGCACAGGGATTTCAATATATTCGCTCTCCGTATCGTCGAGTCTTCTTCGGAGGAGCGCTTCTCGTCTGTTTGATTTTAATTATTCCAGATTCTTATCGCTATTTAGGTTTAGGAGTTTCAGAGATCGAAAAAAGTCTGACTAGTTTTAGCCATCCCGTGGACTTTGCCTTAAAGATGCTCTTCACCATTCTCACTCTCGCCCCCGGCTTTAAAGGCGGAGAGGTCACTCCTTTGTTTTTCATAGGCAGCTCGGCCGGAAGCGCTCTCGATAACCTTCTCCCTTCCACCGGCCCAGAACTGTTATTAGCCAAACTTGGCTTTGTCGCTGTCTTTGCCTCTGTCGGAAAAGTCCCTTTGACATCAGCACTATTAGCGGCAGAATTATTTGGATACGAGATTCTAATTATTGCTCTACCCGTTTGTTTTTTAACGTCTTACTGCACTCAGCATCACGGCATCTACAAATCCCAAGGTGGAACGCCCCAATAA
- a CDS encoding 2-nitropropane dioxygenase (COG2070 Dioxygenases related to 2-nitropropane dioxygenase), which produces MNKIQTSFTQLMNIDNPIIAAPMFLVSNEEIVVAATEAGGLGTFPALNYRPLEEYEKALKKIRSLTQKPIGVNIIVNKSNTRQNDDLKIALDHGVDLFITSLGNPKKVIEEAHKNGAKVLCDVTNLEHAKKVEDLGADGVIAVSSGAGGHAGPISPMVLIPWLKSEVKIPIIAAGGIAHGQAIAAALALGAAGVSVGTRFIASKEAKVDSSYKEAVVKASPEDIVMTTRVSGTPAAVINTPYIQKLGTDLPLALKILKDNKATKKYVVPLIHLMGMKSLEKSAHKASWKSVWSAGQSVGMIDDVLSVQEIYEKMIKEYFESKNNLP; this is translated from the coding sequence ATGAATAAGATCCAGACTTCTTTTACCCAACTGATGAATATCGACAATCCCATTATCGCCGCCCCTATGTTTTTAGTGAGTAACGAAGAGATCGTCGTCGCCGCTACCGAAGCCGGAGGTCTTGGAACTTTTCCTGCTCTGAACTATCGCCCTCTTGAAGAGTACGAAAAAGCCCTAAAAAAAATTCGCTCTCTCACACAGAAACCTATCGGCGTTAATATCATCGTTAACAAAAGCAATACTCGCCAAAACGATGATTTAAAAATCGCCCTCGACCACGGCGTGGACCTCTTCATCACTTCGTTAGGAAATCCTAAAAAGGTGATCGAAGAAGCTCACAAAAATGGCGCAAAGGTACTTTGTGATGTTACAAATCTAGAGCACGCTAAAAAGGTCGAGGACCTTGGCGCAGATGGAGTTATTGCCGTAAGTTCAGGAGCTGGCGGTCATGCGGGCCCTATCTCTCCGATGGTTTTAATTCCGTGGCTAAAATCCGAAGTTAAAATTCCGATTATTGCTGCTGGCGGAATTGCTCATGGCCAAGCCATCGCTGCGGCTCTTGCCTTGGGTGCGGCTGGAGTCAGCGTTGGTACAAGATTTATTGCGAGCAAAGAAGCTAAAGTAGATTCTAGCTATAAAGAGGCGGTAGTTAAAGCTTCACCTGAAGACATCGTAATGACGACAAGAGTTTCTGGCACCCCGGCTGCTGTGATAAACACCCCTTATATTCAGAAGTTAGGCACAGATCTTCCATTGGCACTTAAGATTTTAAAAGACAATAAGGCGACAAAAAAGTACGTCGTGCCGTTGATTCACTTAATGGGAATGAAGTCTTTAGAAAAATCCGCGCACAAGGCTTCGTGGAAGTCCGTATGGAGTGCGGGTCAATCCGTAGGAATGATTGATGACGTATTAAGTGTGCAAGAAATTTATGAGAAAATGATCAAAGAATACTTCGAGAGCAAGAACAACTTACCTTAG
- a CDS encoding hypothetical protein (COG4272 Predicted membrane protein), giving the protein MSKNEELQSLELKIGKLLRKGVLSAGVVLIFGWLGMVLQDQHTLLDYGTYKTQGVFEEIEWAYLTRDLPLLVAYGGLVILISLPLLRVFLTGYLFLRQKDKAMGLVAFGVLIVLLASFVLGIEV; this is encoded by the coding sequence ATGAGTAAAAATGAAGAGCTTCAATCATTAGAATTAAAAATTGGGAAGTTGCTGCGCAAGGGAGTTCTGTCAGCAGGTGTTGTTCTGATCTTTGGCTGGCTAGGAATGGTTTTGCAGGACCAGCACACTCTTTTGGATTATGGAACTTATAAGACCCAAGGGGTTTTTGAAGAAATCGAATGGGCTTATTTGACTCGTGACTTGCCCTTGTTGGTGGCCTATGGCGGTTTGGTGATACTAATATCGCTGCCGCTATTAAGGGTTTTTCTGACAGGATATCTCTTCTTAAGGCAGAAAGACAAAGCCATGGGGCTTGTTGCTTTTGGTGTTTTAATTGTTCTTTTGGCAAGTTTTGTCTTGGGTATTGAGGTTTAA
- a CDS encoding putative permease (COG0730 Predicted permeases) has translation MMELILLLTAIGAGFLGALLGLGGGIIIVPVLTLFYGVDIRYAIAASLISIVATSSGAAASYLKDHLTNLRLAVFLEVGTVSGAIVGFLLSGLVNARFLFLLFGGFLLFSTISMLRTREEHLATTAHPWADRLNLNGSYPGPSGKEIEYKVQNVPLGLFAMFGAGVLSALLGIGSGIFKVLAMDGAMKLPIKVSSATSNFMIGVTAAASAGAYFLRGDIKPLIAAPVAVGIIIGSMTGAKVMVRMPAKYIRYVFVVVLTIVSIQMFWKAFT, from the coding sequence ATGATGGAATTGATCCTGCTTCTGACAGCGATCGGAGCAGGTTTTTTAGGAGCTCTTCTCGGTTTAGGTGGCGGTATTATTATCGTGCCTGTACTGACTCTTTTTTATGGCGTAGATATTCGCTATGCCATAGCTGCCAGTCTGATTTCTATAGTGGCGACCTCCTCTGGAGCAGCAGCAAGTTATCTCAAAGATCATCTGACGAATTTGCGTTTGGCAGTTTTTCTCGAAGTAGGAACAGTCAGTGGCGCCATCGTTGGTTTTCTCTTATCGGGACTCGTGAACGCGCGCTTTCTATTCTTATTGTTTGGTGGTTTTTTATTATTCTCTACAATTTCCATGTTGAGGACTCGTGAAGAGCACTTAGCAACGACAGCGCATCCGTGGGCAGATCGTTTGAATTTGAATGGAAGCTACCCAGGGCCTTCAGGAAAAGAGATTGAATACAAAGTGCAAAATGTTCCATTGGGACTGTTCGCGATGTTCGGGGCTGGTGTTTTATCAGCACTACTCGGAATTGGATCTGGGATTTTTAAGGTTCTTGCGATGGATGGAGCCATGAAGTTGCCAATCAAGGTATCTTCAGCGACATCTAACTTTATGATTGGTGTGACAGCAGCGGCAAGTGCTGGTGCGTATTTTCTTCGAGGCGACATTAAACCATTGATTGCGGCTCCGGTGGCTGTGGGAATTATTATTGGTTCCATGACCGGAGCAAAGGTCATGGTCAGGATGCCCGCAAAATATATCCGCTACGTCTTTGTTGTTGTTTTAACGATTGTTTCGATTCAGATGTTTTGGAAGGCCTTCACATGA
- a CDS encoding sugar transport protein (COG2814 Arabinose efflux permease) produces the protein MFSKQEKILLGILATIQFSSIVDFMIMMPLGPQLMRMFEINPHQFGLLVSSYTFCAAISGFLASFFIDRYDRKMCLLFFYVGFSLGTLACAMAPTYETLLFARGLTGVFGGVLSSLVLSIVSDAISYERRGSAMGVIMTSFSMASILGVPFSLFLANAFSWHAPFVFLGAISLLICGVIWFYVPNMRVHLMQSREKEPIHRAVTRILHNSNQRRALLFMASVMFGHFAIIPFLSPSLVANAGMTESQLPFMYMAGGICTIFSSPMLGRLSDRFGKQTIFLWGALITLIPYVVITNMGQTPLWAILAICAFFFVSSGGRMIPATALVSGTSLPQHRGSFMSIVSCVQQMASALSSYLAGLIITTDSQGHLVNYNWVGYVAVGFTFIAIYLSRRIETVDAGPKTSDELTPITEPVM, from the coding sequence GTGTTCTCAAAGCAAGAAAAAATCCTATTAGGTATCCTAGCCACAATCCAGTTTAGTTCCATCGTCGATTTCATGATTATGATGCCGCTAGGCCCCCAACTTATGCGGATGTTTGAAATCAATCCCCATCAGTTCGGACTCCTGGTTTCGTCTTATACTTTTTGTGCAGCGATTAGTGGCTTCTTAGCTTCCTTCTTTATCGATCGCTACGATCGCAAGATGTGCCTGCTGTTCTTCTACGTAGGATTCTCTTTGGGAACTTTAGCCTGCGCAATGGCGCCTACCTATGAAACACTTCTGTTTGCCAGAGGCCTCACAGGTGTCTTCGGTGGTGTCCTTAGCTCGCTTGTTTTATCAATTGTCAGCGACGCCATTTCTTATGAGCGTCGCGGAAGCGCCATGGGAGTTATTATGACTTCCTTCTCTATGGCGAGTATCTTAGGTGTTCCTTTTAGTCTGTTCTTAGCCAATGCATTTTCATGGCATGCTCCGTTTGTTTTCTTAGGAGCGATCTCTTTACTAATCTGTGGCGTGATTTGGTTCTATGTCCCGAATATGCGCGTCCACCTGATGCAATCCAGAGAAAAAGAACCCATCCACCGTGCCGTGACTCGCATCCTTCACAACTCTAACCAAAGACGCGCATTGCTGTTTATGGCTTCTGTGATGTTTGGGCACTTTGCGATCATTCCCTTTCTTTCCCCTTCACTTGTCGCCAACGCTGGTATGACCGAATCTCAACTGCCTTTTATGTACATGGCTGGCGGAATTTGCACGATCTTCTCATCTCCAATGTTAGGTCGCCTCTCTGACCGCTTCGGTAAACAAACCATTTTCCTCTGGGGAGCTTTAATTACTCTGATCCCCTATGTGGTGATAACGAACATGGGTCAAACTCCTCTTTGGGCGATCCTCGCAATCTGTGCGTTCTTCTTTGTATCTTCAGGTGGTCGTATGATTCCAGCGACAGCCTTGGTTTCTGGAACTTCACTACCGCAACACCGCGGAAGTTTTATGAGCATCGTGAGCTGCGTGCAGCAGATGGCCTCGGCACTTTCTAGCTATCTTGCGGGGCTTATTATCACCACCGACAGTCAAGGTCATTTGGTGAACTACAACTGGGTCGGCTACGTTGCTGTGGGTTTTACATTTATAGCGATATATCTTTCTCGCCGTATCGAAACTGTCGATGCGGGGCCTAAAACTTCGGATGAGCTTACTCCGATCACTGAACCTGTGATGTAA
- a CDS encoding peptidyl-tRNA hydrolase domain protein (COG1186 Protein chain release factor B): MQIRAKIPFHELDFSYARSRGPGGQNVNKTNSAAVLRWNLLASEAFTPEQKERIFQKLEHRLTKEGDLVIRSDEFRDQDRNRSECIRRLGEIVEKALFVPKKRIATKPTRSSQRKRVETKRSHSEIKTLRKKVDY, encoded by the coding sequence GTGCAAATAAGAGCTAAAATACCATTTCATGAGCTTGATTTTAGCTATGCACGCTCTCGCGGGCCTGGGGGCCAAAACGTCAACAAAACGAACTCAGCAGCGGTTTTACGCTGGAATCTTCTAGCCTCTGAAGCCTTTACTCCCGAACAAAAAGAGCGCATTTTTCAAAAACTTGAGCATCGCCTGACTAAAGAAGGCGACCTTGTGATTCGCAGTGATGAGTTTCGTGATCAGGATCGCAATCGCTCTGAGTGTATTCGTCGCCTTGGCGAGATCGTAGAGAAAGCCCTCTTTGTGCCGAAAAAAAGAATCGCCACCAAGCCGACTCGCAGCTCTCAGCGAAAGCGTGTGGAGACCAAAAGGTCCCACAGCGAAATCAAAACTTTACGTAAGAAAGTGGACTACTAG
- a CDS encoding HAD superfamily hydrolase (COG1418 Predicted HD superfamily hydrolase) produces MFAMIALAIAGIILGGVLGWSFHKYLNARTLRHAKDEAQHIVGEAKELIELKSLEEKERIQEIEIEMWTKVEPDLLKFESRIEELQELAAEKKSKADNTLQEEKKKLSDYEAEIKSHEQVLKAKEADSSKTKEVKKSLNQEFVEKLTSKLETTADAFKTELKTKMEEEAHRHAAQFIERSDEDAKEGAENRAKRVLSLVIDRFARPYCAERGIGAVNFPDAHVRKLFCDPEGKNIKAVQESCGCDIIVEENMDMVGVAGFDPVRRELTRRTLERVFKEKKNINADFIRKIAENQKKELFKNIKHDGDNLAKELKLEGLNPEIRQMMGSLRYRYSFTQNQYFHCGEVGWLAGLLAAEVGVDIKKARRVGMLHDIGKSMDHSQEGGHAVIGADFIEARGEAPDVVHAVKAHHFDEQPSTDHAFIVIAADAVSGARPGARRSTIESYNQKVSELQDIARSFQGVTDCFVLSGGRECRVLVNGKKVDDLQALELSKKIAHKIEEECNYPGSIKVVVVREVVVSEQTRKEMA; encoded by the coding sequence ATGTTTGCAATGATTGCATTGGCCATCGCCGGCATTATTTTGGGCGGAGTTCTTGGTTGGAGTTTCCACAAGTATCTCAACGCTCGCACGCTTCGTCACGCTAAAGACGAAGCTCAGCACATCGTAGGCGAAGCTAAAGAATTGATCGAATTAAAAAGCTTAGAAGAAAAAGAACGCATTCAAGAAATTGAAATCGAAATGTGGACAAAGGTTGAACCTGACCTTTTGAAATTTGAAAGCCGCATCGAAGAACTTCAAGAACTTGCTGCCGAGAAAAAAAGTAAAGCCGATAATACGCTTCAAGAGGAAAAGAAAAAACTTTCTGACTATGAAGCGGAAATTAAAAGTCACGAACAAGTTCTTAAGGCAAAAGAAGCCGACTCTTCAAAAACCAAAGAAGTTAAAAAATCTTTGAACCAAGAGTTTGTTGAAAAGCTGACTTCAAAACTTGAAACGACAGCGGATGCCTTCAAAACTGAGCTGAAGACAAAAATGGAAGAAGAGGCGCATCGCCATGCTGCTCAGTTTATCGAGCGCTCTGATGAGGACGCCAAAGAAGGTGCAGAGAATCGCGCTAAAAGAGTTTTAAGCTTAGTGATCGACCGCTTTGCTCGCCCCTACTGCGCAGAACGCGGTATCGGCGCCGTGAATTTCCCAGACGCCCATGTGCGCAAACTGTTTTGCGACCCAGAGGGGAAAAACATCAAAGCTGTTCAAGAGTCTTGCGGTTGCGACATTATCGTTGAAGAAAATATGGACATGGTAGGCGTTGCTGGATTTGACCCTGTTCGTAGGGAACTCACTCGTAGAACTTTGGAAAGAGTTTTTAAAGAGAAGAAAAACATCAATGCTGATTTCATTCGCAAGATTGCGGAGAATCAGAAAAAAGAACTCTTTAAAAATATCAAACACGATGGCGACAACTTAGCAAAAGAGCTGAAGCTCGAAGGCCTTAATCCTGAAATCCGTCAGATGATGGGATCTTTGCGCTATCGTTACTCTTTCACTCAGAATCAATACTTCCATTGCGGAGAAGTGGGCTGGCTAGCTGGCTTACTGGCTGCTGAGGTTGGTGTCGACATTAAAAAAGCACGCCGTGTGGGCATGCTTCATGACATTGGCAAATCCATGGACCACTCTCAAGAAGGCGGCCATGCGGTGATCGGAGCAGACTTTATTGAGGCACGCGGAGAAGCTCCTGACGTAGTCCACGCCGTTAAAGCCCATCACTTTGATGAACAACCTTCAACGGACCACGCGTTTATTGTGATTGCTGCCGATGCGGTTTCTGGGGCTCGCCCTGGAGCACGTCGCTCAACAATTGAGTCCTATAACCAAAAGGTCTCTGAGTTGCAGGATATTGCCCGCAGCTTCCAAGGTGTGACTGATTGCTTTGTACTGAGCGGAGGCCGCGAATGCCGAGTCTTGGTGAACGGCAAAAAGGTCGATGATCTTCAGGCTCTGGAGCTTTCTAAAAAGATTGCTCACAAAATTGAAGAAGAGTGCAACTACCCTGGTTCTATTAAAGTCGTTGTCGTACGCGAAGTGGTCGTGAGCGAACAAACTCGCAAAGAGATGGCTTAA